A stretch of Electrophorus electricus isolate fEleEle1 chromosome 3, fEleEle1.pri, whole genome shotgun sequence DNA encodes these proteins:
- the LOC113575972 gene encoding protein RFT1 homolog isoform X1 yields MGSEDVLKNATTLASYSVLLQVMFRVLTFFMNAFTLRFVSKELIGVVNVRLMLLYSTLVFLSREAFRRACLSEDTVGRTWRQVINLLWLTLPLGCLWGFVLVCVWWWVLQAPDSQIVPHYVPAVVIFCLAALTELLAEPLWVLAQAHMLIRLKVVSESLAMIAKCLVTVTLVVSVPQWGLYIFSAAQCVYAGFLVLCYIAYFLHFLGSEEAKRKSFPLEQMSELLPSRVKGQPVINLKLATLTWSFFKQSLLKQILTEGERYVMTFLNVLNFGDQGVYDVVNNLGSMVPRFLFLPIEESFYVFFAKVLKRGQDIRHQKQEEVFIAANVLECLLKLVLLIGLIITVFGYSYSYLALDIYGGELLSSGTGPTLLRWYSFYVLLLAVNGITECFVFAAMSKEEVDRYNLVMLALSASFLLISYWLTCLFGSVGFILANCCNMALRSLHSFVYIHRYFHHSDHNPLSGLCPHLALMITLTISSILTAFSEHQEEGEDEKVKRPEMREEDLIQARDKLASGTQVKSKTFEVMEECERIGKVAPSVFSNVRSGAETVFNKPSRRK; encoded by the exons ATGGGCTCTGAGGACGTACTCAAGAATGCAACAACTCTTGCATCTTATAGTGTCTTGCTTCAG gTGATGTTCCGCGTGCTAACCTTCTTCATGAATGCTTTCACCTTACGCTTCGTGTCCAAAGAATTAATTGGCGTGGTAAACGTCAG GTTGATGCTACTCTACTCCACTTTAGTTTTTCTGTCTAGAGAAGCGTTTAGGAGGGCATGTCTAAGTGAAGACACAGTGGGACGTACCTGGAGACAGGTTATCAACCTGCTATGGCTTAC GTTGCCACTAGGCTGTCTTTGGGGATTTgttcttgtatgtgtgtggtggtgggtcCTTCAGGCACCAGATTCTCAGATTGTTCCACATTATGTGCCTGCTGTGGTGATCTTCTGCCTAGCTGCACTTACAGAGTTGCTGGCTGAGCCTCTCTGGGTCcttgcacaagcacacatgctcaTCCGCTTAAAG GTGGTTTCTGAAAGCCTCGCAATGATTGCTAAGTGTCTTGTCACAGTAACACTGGTAGTCTCTGTTCCTCAATGGGGCCTATATATATTCTCTGCTGCACAG tgtgtatatgcagGGTTCTTGGTTCTCTGTTACATTGCCTACTTCCTGCATTTCCTTGGATCTGAGGAGGCAAAGAGGAAGTCCTTCCCTCTAGAACAGATGTCAGAGCTGCTACCCTCCAGAGTGAAAGGACAG cctgtaaTAAACTTGAAGCTTGCCACACTGACTTGGAGTTTCTTCAAGCAGTCCCTCCTCAAACAGATACTGACAGAAG GTGAGCGCTACGTAATGACCTTTCTGAATGTTCTCAACTTTGGAGACCAGG gGGTGTATGATGTAGTGAACAATCTTGGCTCGATGGTGCCTCGCTTTCTGTTTCTGCCTATCGAGGAGAGTTTCTATGTTTTCTTTGCCAAAGTTTTAAAGCGAGGACAGGACATAAGGCATCAGAAACAA GAGGAAGTTTTCATAGCAGCAAATGTACTGGAATGTTTGCTGAAGCTGGTTCTTCTGATAGGTCTGATTATCACTGTATTTGGTTACTCCTACTCTTATCTGGCTCTTGATATATATGGCGGGGAACTTTTGAGCAGCGGGACAG ggccTACTCTTTTAAGGTGGTACAGTTTTTATGTACTACTTTTAGCTGTGAATGGCATAacagagtgttttgtttttgctgccaTGAGCAAGGAGGAGGTGGACAG GTATAACCTGGTGATGCTGGCATTGTCTGCATCCTTTCTCCTGATTTCTTATTGGCTTACTTGCCTGTTTGGGAGTGTGGGCTTCATCCTGGCAAACTGCTGTAACATGGCACTAAGAAGCTTACATAGTTTTGTGTACATACACCGGTACTTCCACCACAGTGACCACAACCCTTTGTCTGGGCTCTGCCCACATTTGGCTCTCATGATCACCCTCACAATAAGCTCCATCCTCACAGCCTTTTCAGAG CAtcaggaggagggagaggatgagaaGGTCAAGAGACCAGAGATGAGGGAGGAAGACCTGATTCAAGCAAGGGATAAACTGGCATCTGGGACACAGGTGAAGAGTAAGACCTTTGAGGTGATGGAGGAATGCG AACGTATTGGCAAAGTGGCTCCATCTGTGTTCAGTAATGTTCGCTCAGGAGCAGAGACTGTCTTCAACAAACCCagcagaagaaaataa
- the LOC113575972 gene encoding musculoskeletal embryonic nuclear protein 1 isoform X3 has product MSQHQEEGEDEKVKRPEMREEDLIQARDKLASGTQVKSKTFEVMEECERIGKVAPSVFSNVRSGAETVFNKPSRRK; this is encoded by the exons ATGTCTCAG CAtcaggaggagggagaggatgagaaGGTCAAGAGACCAGAGATGAGGGAGGAAGACCTGATTCAAGCAAGGGATAAACTGGCATCTGGGACACAGGTGAAGAGTAAGACCTTTGAGGTGATGGAGGAATGCG AACGTATTGGCAAAGTGGCTCCATCTGTGTTCAGTAATGTTCGCTCAGGAGCAGAGACTGTCTTCAACAAACCCagcagaagaaaataa
- the LOC113575972 gene encoding protein RFT1 homolog isoform X2: protein MGSEDVLKNATTLASYSVLLQVMFRVLTFFMNAFTLRFVSKELIGVVNVRLMLLYSTLVFLSREAFRRACLSEDTVGRTWRQVINLLWLTLPLGCLWGFVLVCVWWWVLQAPDSQIVPHYVPAVVIFCLAALTELLAEPLWVLAQAHMLIRLKVVSESLAMIAKCLVTVTLVVSVPQWGLYIFSAAQCVYAGFLVLCYIAYFLHFLGSEEAKRKSFPLEQMSELLPSRVKGQPVINLKLATLTWSFFKQSLLKQILTEGERYVMTFLNVLNFGDQGVYDVVNNLGSMVPRFLFLPIEESFYVFFAKVLKRGQDIRHQKQEEVFIAANVLECLLKLVLLIGLIITVFGYSYSYLALDIYGGELLSSGTGPTLLRWYSFYVLLLAVNGITECFVFAAMSKEEVDRYNLVMLALSASFLLISYWLTCLFGSVGFILANCCNMALRSLHSFVYIHRYFHHSDHNPLSGLCPHLALMITLTISSILTAFSEYLCFDSGWFLRLAHVAVGAVCLLSVIIVVLLTETRLVQFIRTQLLPKYSKKQT, encoded by the exons ATGGGCTCTGAGGACGTACTCAAGAATGCAACAACTCTTGCATCTTATAGTGTCTTGCTTCAG gTGATGTTCCGCGTGCTAACCTTCTTCATGAATGCTTTCACCTTACGCTTCGTGTCCAAAGAATTAATTGGCGTGGTAAACGTCAG GTTGATGCTACTCTACTCCACTTTAGTTTTTCTGTCTAGAGAAGCGTTTAGGAGGGCATGTCTAAGTGAAGACACAGTGGGACGTACCTGGAGACAGGTTATCAACCTGCTATGGCTTAC GTTGCCACTAGGCTGTCTTTGGGGATTTgttcttgtatgtgtgtggtggtgggtcCTTCAGGCACCAGATTCTCAGATTGTTCCACATTATGTGCCTGCTGTGGTGATCTTCTGCCTAGCTGCACTTACAGAGTTGCTGGCTGAGCCTCTCTGGGTCcttgcacaagcacacatgctcaTCCGCTTAAAG GTGGTTTCTGAAAGCCTCGCAATGATTGCTAAGTGTCTTGTCACAGTAACACTGGTAGTCTCTGTTCCTCAATGGGGCCTATATATATTCTCTGCTGCACAG tgtgtatatgcagGGTTCTTGGTTCTCTGTTACATTGCCTACTTCCTGCATTTCCTTGGATCTGAGGAGGCAAAGAGGAAGTCCTTCCCTCTAGAACAGATGTCAGAGCTGCTACCCTCCAGAGTGAAAGGACAG cctgtaaTAAACTTGAAGCTTGCCACACTGACTTGGAGTTTCTTCAAGCAGTCCCTCCTCAAACAGATACTGACAGAAG GTGAGCGCTACGTAATGACCTTTCTGAATGTTCTCAACTTTGGAGACCAGG gGGTGTATGATGTAGTGAACAATCTTGGCTCGATGGTGCCTCGCTTTCTGTTTCTGCCTATCGAGGAGAGTTTCTATGTTTTCTTTGCCAAAGTTTTAAAGCGAGGACAGGACATAAGGCATCAGAAACAA GAGGAAGTTTTCATAGCAGCAAATGTACTGGAATGTTTGCTGAAGCTGGTTCTTCTGATAGGTCTGATTATCACTGTATTTGGTTACTCCTACTCTTATCTGGCTCTTGATATATATGGCGGGGAACTTTTGAGCAGCGGGACAG ggccTACTCTTTTAAGGTGGTACAGTTTTTATGTACTACTTTTAGCTGTGAATGGCATAacagagtgttttgtttttgctgccaTGAGCAAGGAGGAGGTGGACAG GTATAACCTGGTGATGCTGGCATTGTCTGCATCCTTTCTCCTGATTTCTTATTGGCTTACTTGCCTGTTTGGGAGTGTGGGCTTCATCCTGGCAAACTGCTGTAACATGGCACTAAGAAGCTTACATAGTTTTGTGTACATACACCGGTACTTCCACCACAGTGACCACAACCCTTTGTCTGGGCTCTGCCCACATTTGGCTCTCATGATCACCCTCACAATAAGCTCCATCCTCACAGCCTTTTCAGAG TACCTATGCTTTGACAGTGGCTGGTTTCTAAGGCTGGCTCATGTCGCCGTGGGAGCTGTTTGTTTACTAAGTGTGATCATTGTAGTGCTCCTTACAGAAACAAGACTTGTCCAGTTCATCAGAACTCAGCTTCTACCCAAATACAGCAAGAAACAGACGTAA
- the c3h1orf74 gene encoding UPF0739 protein C1orf74 homolog — protein MVVSADIFISTAHKFLCRGSKKKRLPKSSCLDLAIQIIAVDLGLKPALLYDSNSASAEQLHQYVTSLFGIGLLTTELQIISISGSTFVVNSKFMKSHLEELQSRNLISVDVCPWREQPCITVMGSSNENMLKDILEFFMDKENECSSVIVLGEELYGNWNLCTLFGILLGYPASYWFDQAQSLENCLSMTPLVVNKAWVCLQIGDRRHCSCLYSFSFPEVLSAEMHTFIEQWTGLLRDRFSKQAVFSELSFSKETVVLPCVTL, from the coding sequence ATGGTGGTTTCAGCAGACATCTTTATCTCAACTGCCCATAAATTTCTTTGCCGTGGGAGTAAGAAGAAGCGACTTCCAAAATCATCATGTCTTGATTTAGCTATCCAGATCATAGCTGTGGACCTGGGCCTTAAACCAGCTCTTTTGTATGACAGTAATTCAGCATCTGCAGAACAATTGCACCAGTATGTAACCTCCTTGTTCGGGATTGGATTGCTGACTACAGAACTGCAGATAATCTCCATCAGTGGGAGTACTTTTGTCGTGAACTCTAAATTCATGAAGTCACACCTGGAAGAACTCCAAAGCAGGAATCTCATCAGTGTTGATGTGTGTCCATGGAGGGAACAGCCATGCATAACGGTTATGGGGAGCAGCAATGAAAATATGCTCAAGGACATTTTAGAGTTCTTCATGGACAAAGAGAATGAATGTTCATCAGTCATTGTGCTGGGAGAGGAGCTGTATGGTAACTGGAATCTGTGTACACTTTTTGGGATCCTTTTAGGCTATCCTGCTTCTTATTGGTTTGATCAAGCCCAGAGTTTGGAGAACTGTCTGAGTATGACACCACTGGTGGTGAATAAGGCTTGGGTTTGCTTGCAAATAGGGGATCGGAGGCATTGCAGTTGTCTTTACTCTTTCAGTTTTCCTGAAGTATTGTCGGCtgaaatgcatacatttatagAACAATGGACTGGGCTATTGAGAGACAGATTTAGCAAACAAGCAGTGTTCAGTGAGCTCAGCTTTTCAAAAGAAACTGTTGTTCTACCATGTGTAACATTATGA
- the sirt4 gene encoding NAD-dependent protein lipoamidase sirtuin-4, mitochondrial isoform X1 produces MWEKFSISMLLSQRSLPSFVAVGRRIASSVHAGALDFVPFSSSVDSLSLEQLQMFVSQASHLFVITGAGLSTESGIPDYRSEGVGLYARTNQRPLQHAEFVHSTKARQRYWARNYVGWPKFSSHLPNSAHYALRNWEKSGKIHWLVTQNVDALHSKAGQQSLTELHGCSHRVICLGCRKLTAREELQKRFAALNPYWQASAGTVAPDGDVLLEDEQVLNFRVPVCQACGGILKPDVTFFGDTVDRTVVQFVQDRLAESDAVLVAGSSLQVFSGYRFLLAANERRIPVAILNIGPTRADHLAEIKVSARCGEVLPTLIPT; encoded by the exons ATGTGGGAAAAATTCTCAATATCG ATGCTGCTGTCACAACGATCCCTGCCTTCATTTGTGGCAGTGGGAAGACGAATTGCCTCTTCAGTGCATGCTGGTGCACTGGATTTTGTTCCATTCAGCAGCTCAGTTGACAGTCTCTCCTTAGAACAGCTCCAGATGTTTGTATCACAAGCCTCACATCTTTTTGTAATAACTGGAGCAGGACTGTCGACAGAGTCTGGAATCCCTGATTATCGCTCAGAGGGAGTGGGCCTGTATGCACGGACAAATCAGAGGCCCCTGCAACATGCCGAGTTTGTGCATAGCACTAAGGCTCGGCAGCGCTACTGGGCTCGTAACTATGTGGGCTGGCCAAAGTTCTCGTCACACCTGCCCAATTCAGCTCACTATGCCTTAAGGAACTGGGAAAAGAGCGGCAAAATTCACTGGCTTGTCACTCAGAATGTAGATGCTTTACATTCAAAGGCAGGACAGCAGAGCTTGACTGAGCTGCATGGCTGTTCCCACAG GGTGATTTGCCTGGGTTGCAGGAAGCTGACTGCACGGGAGGAGCTCCAGAAGCGCTTTGCTGCTCTAAACCCCTACTGGCAGGCGAGCGCAGGGACAGTGGCGCCTGATGGGGACGTTCTCCTGGAGGACGAGCAGGTGCTGAACTTCAGGGTGCCTGTATGTCAGGCCTGTGGTGGCATCCTCAAGCCTGATGTGACATTTTTCGGAGACACAGTCGATCGCACGGTTGTGCAGTTTGTGCAAGATAGGCTTGCTGAGTCTGATGCTGTACTTGTGGCTGGATCCTCACTGCAG GTTTTTTCTGGATACCGTTTCCTGTTAGCAGCCAATGAGAGACGAATCCCAGTGGCCATCCTGAACATCGGCCCCACAAGGGCTGACCACCTTGCTGAAATTAAAGTGAGCGCTCGCTGTGGAGAAGTGCTTCCAACCCTCATTCCCACTTGA
- the sirt4 gene encoding NAD-dependent protein lipoamidase sirtuin-4, mitochondrial isoform X2 yields the protein MWEKFSISMLLSQRSLPSFVAVGRRIASSVHAGALDFVPFSSSVDSLSLEQLQMFVSQASHLFVITGAGLSTESGIPDYRSEGVGLYARTNQRPLQHAEFVHSTKARQRYWARNYVGWPKFSSHLPNSAHYALRNWEKSGKIHWLVTQNVDALHSKAGQQSLTELHGCSHRKLTAREELQKRFAALNPYWQASAGTVAPDGDVLLEDEQVLNFRVPVCQACGGILKPDVTFFGDTVDRTVVQFVQDRLAESDAVLVAGSSLQVFSGYRFLLAANERRIPVAILNIGPTRADHLAEIKVSARCGEVLPTLIPT from the exons ATGTGGGAAAAATTCTCAATATCG ATGCTGCTGTCACAACGATCCCTGCCTTCATTTGTGGCAGTGGGAAGACGAATTGCCTCTTCAGTGCATGCTGGTGCACTGGATTTTGTTCCATTCAGCAGCTCAGTTGACAGTCTCTCCTTAGAACAGCTCCAGATGTTTGTATCACAAGCCTCACATCTTTTTGTAATAACTGGAGCAGGACTGTCGACAGAGTCTGGAATCCCTGATTATCGCTCAGAGGGAGTGGGCCTGTATGCACGGACAAATCAGAGGCCCCTGCAACATGCCGAGTTTGTGCATAGCACTAAGGCTCGGCAGCGCTACTGGGCTCGTAACTATGTGGGCTGGCCAAAGTTCTCGTCACACCTGCCCAATTCAGCTCACTATGCCTTAAGGAACTGGGAAAAGAGCGGCAAAATTCACTGGCTTGTCACTCAGAATGTAGATGCTTTACATTCAAAGGCAGGACAGCAGAGCTTGACTGAGCTGCATGGCTGTTCCCACAG GAAGCTGACTGCACGGGAGGAGCTCCAGAAGCGCTTTGCTGCTCTAAACCCCTACTGGCAGGCGAGCGCAGGGACAGTGGCGCCTGATGGGGACGTTCTCCTGGAGGACGAGCAGGTGCTGAACTTCAGGGTGCCTGTATGTCAGGCCTGTGGTGGCATCCTCAAGCCTGATGTGACATTTTTCGGAGACACAGTCGATCGCACGGTTGTGCAGTTTGTGCAAGATAGGCTTGCTGAGTCTGATGCTGTACTTGTGGCTGGATCCTCACTGCAG GTTTTTTCTGGATACCGTTTCCTGTTAGCAGCCAATGAGAGACGAATCCCAGTGGCCATCCTGAACATCGGCCCCACAAGGGCTGACCACCTTGCTGAAATTAAAGTGAGCGCTCGCTGTGGAGAAGTGCTTCCAACCCTCATTCCCACTTGA